Proteins encoded together in one Lentisphaera araneosa HTCC2155 window:
- a CDS encoding response regulator, which yields MEIALKEVENVQKLEAVDGDSSRVLIVDNKEFNRATIEKVCEAYQCEVQEASNGVEVLKKARSFLPDVIFLDMEISKLNGFELVRILREDEHMNDVQIIALSTVEQQRAQALEVCNGFILKPINQLEVKYLLESSLNKKSS from the coding sequence GTGGAGATCGCTCTGAAGGAAGTGGAAAATGTACAAAAGCTTGAAGCTGTAGATGGAGATAGCTCGCGTGTGTTAATCGTAGATAACAAAGAGTTTAATCGAGCGACTATAGAGAAAGTCTGTGAAGCTTACCAGTGTGAAGTCCAGGAGGCGAGTAATGGAGTCGAGGTTCTGAAGAAGGCTAGGAGTTTTTTACCTGATGTCATTTTTTTAGATATGGAAATATCTAAGCTGAATGGCTTTGAGCTTGTGCGGATTTTAAGAGAAGATGAGCATATGAACGATGTTCAAATCATTGCTTTAAGTACTGTTGAGCAGCAAAGGGCCCAAGCACTTGAAGTTTGTAATGGTTTTATTTTGAAGCCAATTAATCAGCTTGAGGTTAAGTATCTCTTGGAGTCTTCCTTAAACAAAAAAAGCAGCTAA
- a CDS encoding ATP-binding protein: MHLLDNAVKFTDEGGVTISVSLLRGKNERTSIDLLLSVKDTGRGIEKGHQKQIFNVLKSPKRIVLMKGVESVWV; the protein is encoded by the coding sequence ATGCATCTCTTAGATAATGCGGTTAAATTTACAGATGAAGGTGGCGTTACTATTTCAGTGTCCTTGCTTAGAGGTAAAAATGAGCGAACTAGTATTGATTTACTCTTGAGTGTAAAAGATACAGGTAGGGGAATCGAAAAGGGGCATCAGAAACAGATATTCAATGTTTTGAAAAGCCCAAAGAGGATAGTTTTAATGAAGGGAGTGGAGTCGGTTTGGGTTTAG
- the rplU gene encoding 50S ribosomal protein L21 yields the protein MYAIIETGGKQYTVREGDVIRVERLKAEGAAYTFDKVLALGGDDAKFGTPLVDGASVNAEVVNEAKGKKLIVFKKKRRKRYKKTQGHRQWFTEVKITGINA from the coding sequence ATGTACGCAATTATTGAGACAGGCGGCAAGCAATACACCGTTCGTGAAGGTGATGTCATTCGCGTAGAACGCCTCAAAGCCGAAGGCGCTGCATACACTTTCGATAAAGTCCTCGCCCTTGGCGGAGATGATGCAAAATTTGGAACACCTTTAGTTGATGGCGCAAGCGTAAACGCTGAAGTTGTTAACGAAGCTAAAGGTAAAAAACTTATCGTTTTCAAAAAGAAACGTCGTAAGAGATACAAAAAGACTCAAGGTCACCGTCAGTGGTTTACTGAAGTAAAAATCACTGGTATTAACGCCTAA
- a CDS encoding type IV pilus twitching motility protein PilT, whose amino-acid sequence MPTSKLNSILVTGVQEGASDWHIREGSPVALRVHGGLYEISDGFVPDYDFLSSAIVEIAGQKVLDLYLETGDADFAFDEDNAGRFRANIHRQRGLLSMTFRHVKSDVPPLEALGLPEIILKIAEYERGIILVTGTTGSGKSTTMACMLEHMNTNMNRHIITVEDPIEYNFKDKNSIFEQREVGIDTVSFGAALKYALRQDPDVIVVGEMRDVTSIESALHAADTGHMVISTLHTANAGQSITRLLDTFPATAREALRKSLAENVAAIVCQRLVPRASGRGMVPCNEVMINTAFIKKLILDDKVDQISGAIAKGSEYGMFTFDQRLLQLVNAGDITEEAAMGFANNPESLQMNLKGIFLSAD is encoded by the coding sequence ATGCCCACATCTAAACTCAACTCAATACTCGTTACCGGCGTCCAAGAAGGGGCCTCGGACTGGCACATACGAGAAGGTAGCCCCGTCGCCTTGCGCGTCCATGGTGGCCTCTATGAAATCTCCGACGGCTTTGTCCCCGACTATGATTTTCTAAGTTCTGCAATAGTAGAAATTGCAGGTCAAAAAGTTTTGGACCTCTACCTGGAAACAGGCGATGCGGATTTTGCCTTTGACGAAGACAATGCAGGTCGCTTCCGTGCCAACATCCACAGGCAGCGTGGCTTACTCTCCATGACTTTTCGTCACGTTAAAAGTGATGTCCCACCCCTCGAAGCCCTCGGCCTCCCAGAAATCATTCTTAAAATCGCGGAATACGAACGTGGTATCATTCTAGTAACAGGAACTACTGGCTCAGGTAAGTCTACCACAATGGCATGTATGCTCGAGCATATGAACACCAACATGAATCGCCACATTATCACAGTGGAAGACCCTATTGAATATAACTTCAAAGACAAAAACTCTATTTTTGAGCAACGCGAAGTAGGTATCGATACCGTCTCATTCGGAGCCGCCCTAAAATATGCACTACGACAGGACCCTGATGTCATTGTAGTTGGTGAAATGCGAGATGTTACTTCAATTGAATCTGCCCTTCACGCTGCTGACACTGGCCATATGGTTATCTCTACACTTCACACCGCCAATGCCGGCCAATCAATCACCCGCCTACTGGACACATTTCCTGCTACGGCGCGCGAAGCACTCCGTAAGTCTCTCGCAGAGAACGTAGCTGCTATTGTCTGCCAACGCCTCGTCCCAAGAGCCTCTGGACGCGGCATGGTCCCTTGTAATGAAGTCATGATTAACACGGCCTTCATCAAGAAACTCATCCTTGACGACAAGGTTGACCAAATTTCTGGTGCAATTGCAAAAGGAAGTGAATACGGCATGTTCACTTTTGACCAACGACTCTTACAACTCGTGAATGCAGGCGACATCACAGAAGAAGCCGCAATGGGCTTTGCCAACAATCCTGAATCGCTACAAATGAACCTGAAAGGCATCTTCCTTTCCGCTGACTAA